From Kaistella polysaccharea:
ATTTGTGCACACGCCATCTTGAAAATGGTGGGCTACATTATGTGGTTTGCACCATTTGGAGTATTGGGCGCAATTGCAGCCGTAGTAGCAACCAATGGATTTGATATTTTTAAAGTCTACGCGATTTACCTTCGTGATTTCTTCTTTGCACTTGGCGTTTTATGGTTAATTCTCTGCATTGTCGGATATTTGATTTTAGGAAACCGATTATTTGAACTTTTAAGAAGAATTAAAGAACCTTTACTCATCGCCTTTTCCACGACAAGTTCCGAAGCGGTGTTCCCGAAATTGGTTGAAGAGTTAGAGCGATTCGGCTGTAACAATAGAATTGTATCCTTTATTTTACCTTTAGGTTATTCCTTTAACCTGGACGGAAGTATGATGTACATGACTTTTGCAGCGATCTTTATCGCGCAGATCTACGGTATCGATATGTCTTTAGGTCAACAAGTTATTATGCTTTTGGTTTTAATGCTCACTTCAAAAGGAATTGCCGGAGTTCCAAGAGCGAGTTTGGTAATCATCGTTGCAACTTGCACCATGTTCGGAATTCCACCAGAAGGAATTGCTTTGATCTTACCAATTGATCATTTCTGCGATATGGGAAGAAGTATGACCAATGTTTTGGGTAACGCTTTAGCGACCTCAGCAGTTTCGAAATGGGAAGGACAACTCGATAATCACGGCGGAGATTTATAAATGAATTTTCATTTCTACAATATAACAAAGCCAGCTTCAGAAAGCTGGCTTTTCCTTTTCTAATAAATTAAGCTGCGTTTTACTTCACCATAATTTCATCTACAAAAATATAGGCGTCATCACCATAACCTTGATGCCATTCCGGAAGTTTGCCAAAGTTCTTTGCGACAATTTTAAGATATCTTGCTTCGGTCGGTAAAATTTCAGCTTTAAATTCCCGAACTGTGTTTTCCGTAATTTTAGGATCCAACATATTTTGTACGGTGGCAATTTTAAAAAATACTTTGTTGTCTGAGGACAAATAATACTCAACCTGAACAGGCATTAAAATCCAACTTCGGCTGTCCTGAAGATAGCGGGAAGAAATCTCTTTGATATTTCTTTGTGTTTTTAAATCGATAACTGCCTCAAAATCCTGCGCTTGGTAACCTTGCCAGTTTCCTTTGCGGCAATTTTCATCGCCGAAAATGCCATCAATTAAACCTTCTTTTCCTCCAGCGTCATATTGTTGAGTATACTTAGATTTTGTCTCGATGGACCAATTATTCGGTTTTCTGTTAAAAATAGCAGTGACTACAGCACTTTTTTCTCCTTTATTCTCTGCGTAGGCAGAAACCGTCGTAGTCTTTGAAATTCGAAAAGGCTTCTTATATGGAATAAAACGTTTTCTAACATTCGCATCATCTTCATCTAAAGTCATATAAAAAAGTTGGTCATTCTTATTTAAAGCTTTTATTTTTACGGTAATCGCTTTATCGAATACAGGACTTGAGGATTCAATCACGGGAACCGCTACCAGATCAATAAATTTTGGAGGCTCTACTTTTTTAATGTTTTCAAAACCTACATTTTTAAGTTCACTTTTTGGAGTATTTGGTGTAATGATTTTAGAAGTTCCATCCTCAAAATTAATTTTCACTTTCTCGAAATAAGGTGTTGTAGTTTCCCACCCAACTTCCCCTGGCGTTACCGGATAAATTCCCATTGAACTCAAGACAAACCAAGCGCTCATTTGTCCACAATCTTCATTTCCTATTAAACCATCGGGGGAATTTTTATAAAAATTATCAAGAATAAATTTCACCTTTTCCACGGTTTTTTCCGGTTTTCCTACCTTGTTATAAAGATATGCGATATGATGACTCGGTTCATTTCCATGAGCGTATTGACCCATCAATCCTGTAATATCGACCTGCTCACGTCCTGTCGTTTTTTCGTCAGCAGAAAAAAGTCCGTCCAGAAATTTTTCAAATTTTTGTTTTCCTCCGTGAAAATTTATAAGTCCCTCAATATCTTGAGGAACAAAAAAGGAATATTGCCAGGAGTTTCCTTCCGTAAAATTATTATTGACTTCTCTTGGTTCAAATGGTTGCAGCCAGCTTCCGTTTTTTCGGGTTTGCATAAAACCAGTCTCTGGATTATAGAGGTTTTTCCAGGATTGCGACCGTTTCATAAAATAGGCGTAATCTTCTTTTTTATTTAAAATTAAAGCCATCTGCGCGATACACCAATCATCATACGCATATTCTAAAGTTTTTGAAACACTTTCATGTTCATCTTCAACGCTGATGTAGCCATTTTGTTTGTAGGCATTTAAGCCGAAATGATCCTCCATTGCAGATTTCTTCGCAGCTTCATACGCTTTTTCATAATCGAACCCTTTAATATTTTTTGCCATCGCATCTGCAATTACAGAAACAGAGTGATAACCAATCATACAGAAAGTTTCATTGCTTGCCAGCTCCCAAACGGGTAATCTGCCACCTTCTTCAAATTGCTTAATAAAAGTATTGATGAAATCTGAAGTACTTTTTTTATCAATTAAAGTCATCAGAGGATGATACACCCGAAAAGTGTCCCACAAAGAAAAGACCGAGTAATAATCGAAACCTTCCGCAGTATGAATTTTATTGTCGCGGCCGCGGTATTTCCCATCAGTGTC
This genomic window contains:
- a CDS encoding dicarboxylate/amino acid:cation symporter; this encodes MKGQNKLFIAIIIALILGVVMGGVVHTKYPESAPEFSKNIKLLGTIFIRLVQMIIAPLVFTTLVVGIAKMSDLKMIGRVGTKAMLWFITASLVSLFIGLAFVNWLEPGLVMQLEKPAVDAAGDVVATSQGLSLEQFVNHVIPKSLFEAFATNEVLQIVVFSIMFGVALANMGEEYTKPIVRALDICAHAILKMVGYIMWFAPFGVLGAIAAVVATNGFDIFKVYAIYLRDFFFALGVLWLILCIVGYLILGNRLFELLRRIKEPLLIAFSTTSSEAVFPKLVEELERFGCNNRIVSFILPLGYSFNLDGSMMYMTFAAIFIAQIYGIDMSLGQQVIMLLVLMLTSKGIAGVPRASLVIIVATCTMFGIPPEGIALILPIDHFCDMGRSMTNVLGNALATSAVSKWEGQLDNHGGDL
- a CDS encoding GH92 family glycosyl hydrolase: MKKLSSLLFLLASLSINAQNFVQYVNPFIGTGGHGHTFPGSTVPFGMVQLSPDTRIDGSWDGCSGYHYSDKIIYGFSHTHLNGTGVSDYGDILLMPTMGTPSLDFKEYSSEFSHQNEKASAGFYEVKLDKFDIDVRLTSTKRVGYHEYTFNKEGNANIILDLNHRDKLLEGEIRIIDSKTIEVFRRSEAWATNQYIFARVEFSKPMKISASKKDQSTLSTFSGQNLALAFSTSVKKGEKILIKVALSPTSYEGAEKNMLAEGKSSDFDFVKKNAENDWNKELSKIEVSSDDQDKLSVFYTALYHTMMQPNLAMDTDGKYRGRDNKIHTAEGFDYYSVFSLWDTFRVYHPLMTLIDKKSTSDFINTFIKQFEEGGRLPVWELASNETFCMIGYHSVSVIADAMAKNIKGFDYEKAYEAAKKSAMEDHFGLNAYKQNGYISVEDEHESVSKTLEYAYDDWCIAQMALILNKKEDYAYFMKRSQSWKNLYNPETGFMQTRKNGSWLQPFEPREVNNNFTEGNSWQYSFFVPQDIEGLINFHGGKQKFEKFLDGLFSADEKTTGREQVDITGLMGQYAHGNEPSHHIAYLYNKVGKPEKTVEKVKFILDNFYKNSPDGLIGNEDCGQMSAWFVLSSMGIYPVTPGEVGWETTTPYFEKVKINFEDGTSKIITPNTPKSELKNVGFENIKKVEPPKFIDLVAVPVIESSSPVFDKAITVKIKALNKNDQLFYMTLDEDDANVRKRFIPYKKPFRISKTTTVSAYAENKGEKSAVVTAIFNRKPNNWSIETKSKYTQQYDAGGKEGLIDGIFGDENCRKGNWQGYQAQDFEAVIDLKTQRNIKEISSRYLQDSRSWILMPVQVEYYLSSDNKVFFKIATVQNMLDPKITENTVREFKAEILPTEARYLKIVAKNFGKLPEWHQGYGDDAYIFVDEIMVK